The sequence AATTATTTAGCCGGCTTAACTTGGTCTCTAATGACTAAGACTGTGTTAAGTGCTCTACCTGCTTTTCTTAGATACTTACCGTTTGCATACATAGCACTTGATGCTCCTCCATCAAGGTTAAATGCATCAGTACAGCCAAGGTCTTGCATTATACCTGCAACTTGGCCCATAGTACCTGATGTTGTAGCTAAAACCAACTGTCCGTTCTTATTTATACCTATAAGGCTTCTTGCGCCTGCTCCCTTTGTCATCTTTGCTTCCATACCAGCTACATGCTTTTCATATACAAGTTTGGAGTTTTCTATAAGCATAGGTGATGCTGATATAATTTCGCTAAGTTTAGCAAATGGAACTTTTTCTCCCTTGTAGTCAAATGTCTTGTCTTCAACTGTATTACCATCAACTACGTGACTAAGAACTAGTTCAATCTCAACAGTTCTTCCTTCTTTGAATCTATCAGTAACATATGTGTTATTACTAAAGTCACTTCCGTAGTAAATAAGGTAGCCGTCCTTAGGCACTGTTAGCTCGCCATTGGCCTTGTAAACCTTCTTTACTGTGTTATTAACCACTTCTATAGCATAGCCGCCTGTAACTGTAGTAGGAGCGTTTCTGAACGAATTAAATATATATACACCGCTAGTATCTGTTGGCTTAACATTTACATACCAAGCGTCAAATAGATTAAAATCCATGCTTTGTGTTCCGTTGTTCCACTCGTTTTTTCTCTTGCCATCTAAGTAGCCTTTGTACTTGAATGTTCCGTGCACTATCTTCGCCTTGTTCTTATCGAATACAATAAGGTTTGCATTAGCGCCTTCCATGTTAATCATTACTCCTCCAGTCATTTGTGTTCCATATGGGAACTTGCCGCCATTGTATGCTTCAAAGTAATTTGCATTTATGGCTGCCTTCGGTTTATATGAGTTCACAAAATCAGTAAATGCTGCTGTACCAACTTGCTTTCCATTTGGCTTTGCAACCTTTATTTCAGTTTTTTCATCTAAATCGATAGTCGTAACATTAACACTTTTGCCTCTAAGGTTAACTGTTTTCACTTCAACCTTTGCAAAGGATGTAACTTGAGATATAAGTAGCATCGCTGCAAAAGCTAGTGCCATAATTTTTTTCTTCATAATATCTACCTCACTTTATATTATTTATTATATTATATAAGAAAGAAAAAATAATTGCAAGTAAAAAGCCAAGATTCATCTCTTGGCTTTAATTATATTCTTTATTGCCTTTTAAATACTCTCTATACTTAAGTAGCACATCATGTATCTCGTCAAAGCTCTTGCTCTCGCAGATGGCGTTCTTTACCTTCGCCGCATTCCTTAAACCCTTAATGTACTGCAAGAGCTGCTTCTTCATATTGTTTTTTAGTAGCTCCTTTGGATATAGTTCTAAATCAAGGTCCATGTGCCTTAGTGCGACGTCTATCTTTTGATATTCTTCCGAGGTATACTCTTCGCCCCTTAGGTAGCTTTCAATCTCTTTAAATAAGAATGGATTTGCGAGCGCGCCTCTGCCTATTGCGACTCCACTTGCCCCTGTCACTTCAAGTATCTTCTTGTAATCATCAAGGCTCGTAACATCACCATTAGCAATGACAGGTATCTT comes from Fenollaria sporofastidiosus and encodes:
- a CDS encoding phosphodiester glycosidase family protein produces the protein MKKKIMALAFAAMLLISQVTSFAKVEVKTVNLRGKSVNVTTIDLDEKTEIKVAKPNGKQVGTAAFTDFVNSYKPKAAINANYFEAYNGGKFPYGTQMTGGVMINMEGANANLIVFDKNKAKIVHGTFKYKGYLDGKRKNEWNNGTQSMDFNLFDAWYVNVKPTDTSGVYIFNSFRNAPTTVTGGYAIEVVNNTVKKVYKANGELTVPKDGYLIYYGSDFSNNTYVTDRFKEGRTVEIELVLSHVVDGNTVEDKTFDYKGEKVPFAKLSEIISASPMLIENSKLVYEKHVAGMEAKMTKGAGARSLIGINKNGQLVLATTSGTMGQVAGIMQDLGCTDAFNLDGGASSAMYANGKYLRKAGRALNTVLVIRDQVKPAK